The following are encoded together in the Malaya genurostris strain Urasoe2022 chromosome 3, Malgen_1.1, whole genome shotgun sequence genome:
- the LOC131433709 gene encoding coiled-coil domain-containing protein 102A isoform X1: MSQSAPRRHPPAGGNSEVMSAKFGDTEWEARESQRLRELEEARARAAQMEKTMKWWSDCTANWREKWSKVRTERNKAREEAKQLRSSLESAIKESNSYKREKCELEIQIGQLKKEMEKVHMLMMKHAGQFNKASLDAADEPERDGRDNNGSPDISSDGLKNVNSDDGLVTKLNNLPDDSGQDDLDVEEYILQGGAMPKHSVEFKDKSEQVAEERRLIQQLSKDDYDEDYLMQKISMLQLRLEDAQKTIQIEREEKNTIHLNFEKFRQDMQELRDKCEELRAAKQDAVRELLTLQEQHRVEMRITNNSLQEEVAARETLERRLCDLRTELERMQAENAAEWGKRERLETEKLNLERENKKLRAECHDLQERLERKGRPPGSSSESEFRAMQQELMDKNKEISDIRHSHSKMKKMLSEANTELGHAVRRAEQYETEVKRLRSRVEELKRELAGAEDELDSACNHVRRLQRTNEELSGQTEGLQVQIQHLQTSPKTLQDQNNYKASNKANFSSNSNYKPNINDLKQLFDNTRHYNERQLQSKYRANETQPSFLSGSYYDAKPSYISNDTPFEMKDKSLNNMFDFERAKQKFDNISRPSGPSGGTSNANFRRSSAGHSSGINFPKQNNPTSSSVSGIPKRQSSSASSTSVTGGGFFDCSNFSAAIESTRRAEPDGVPVLAKQSSIVNETIQFFDGDVGAGGGLGGPGGGKLNITKVTNINLDGLKVSEDDETP, encoded by the exons TCTCAACGTTTGCGTGAACTAGAAGAAGCTCGAGCTCGGGCAGCCCAGATGGAAAAGACCATGAAATGGTGGTCCGATTGCACCGCTAACTGGAGGGAAAAATGGAGTAAG GTCCGCACGGAGCGTAACAAGGCCCGGGAGGAGGCCAAACAGCTGCGCAGCAGTCTCGAGTCCGCCATCAAAGAGTCCAATTCCTACAAGCGGGAAAAATGCGAACTTGAAATTCAAATCGGGCAGCTAAAAAAGGAGATGGAAAAAGTGCATATGCTGATGATGAAACATGCCGGGCAGTTCAACAAGGCCAGTCTGGACGCGGCAGACGAACCGGAACGGGATGGACGGGACAACAACGGTTCGCCGGACATTTCATCGGATGGACTGAAAAACGTCAACAGCGACGACGGACTGGTGACAAAGCTGAACAATCTGCCGGACGATAGCGGACAGGATGATTTGGATGTGGAGGAGTACATTCTGCAAGGGGGCGCCATGCCAAAACATTCCGTAGAATTCAAGGATAAAAGCGAGCAGGTTGCAGAGGAAAGAAGACTGATTCAGCAGCTGTCGAAGGATGATTACGATGAGGACTATCTGATGCAAAAGATCTCCATGTTGCAACTGCGACTCGAAGATGCCCAGAAGACCATCCAGATTGAGCGAGAGGAGAAAAATactattcatttaaatttcgaaaagtttCGGCAGGACATGCAAGAACTGAGGGACAAATGTGAAGAGTTGCGTGCCGCCAAACAGGATGCAGTTCGTGAGCTACTGACGCTTCAGGAGCAGCATCGAGTTGAAATGAGAATTACGAACAACTCCCTGCAGGAAGAAGTGGCTGCTAGAGAAACACTGGAGAGGAGATTGTGCGATTTGAGAACAGAA ttGGAGCGCATGCAGGCGGAAAATGCAGCCGAATGGGGAAAACGGGAGCGTCTCGAGACGGAAAAACTGAATCTCGAACGAGAGAACAAAAAACTCCGGGCAGAATGTCACGATCTTCAAGAGCGTCTGGAGCGTAAGGGGCGTCCACCGGGTAGCAGCAGTGAGTCTGAGTTCCGAGCAATGCAGCAGGAGCTAATGGACAAAAATAAG GAAATTAGCGACATTCGTCATTCGCAtagcaaaatgaagaaaatgcTGTCGGAGGCGAACACGGAGCTTGGGCATGCGGTACGACGTGCCGAACAGTACGAAACGGAGGTAAAACGGCTACGTTCCCGCGTCGAAGAACTGAAACGTGAGCTAGCGGGTGCAGAAGACGAGTTGGACTCTGCCTGCAATCATGTTCGTCGCTTACAGCGAACCAACGAAGAACTGTCCGGCCAGACGGAAGGTCTTCAGGTGCAGATCCAACATTTACAGACAAG CCCGAAAACGCTACaagatcaaaataattataAGGCCTCCAACAAAGCCAACTTTTCCTCCAACTCCAACTACAAGCCAAACATTAATGACTTGAAACAACTGTTCGATAACACCCGTCACTATAACGAACGCCAGCTGCAGTCGAAATACAGAGCCAACGAAACCCAACCATCCTTTCTGTCCGGTTCATACTATGATGCCAAACCAAGTTACATTAGCAATGACACACCGTTCGAGATGAAAGATAAATCACTTAACAATATGTTCGACTTCGAACGAGCCAAACAAAAATTTGATAACATTTCACGGCCGTCTGGACCGTCCGGTGGTACATCCAATGCGAACTTTCGGCGTTCTTCGGCCGGTCACAGCAGCGGGATCAATTTTCCCAAGCAGAACAATCCAACGAGTTCTTCCGTTTCGGGAATACCAAAGCGACAGTCCAGCTCGGCCAGTTCAACTTCCGTCACTGGCGGTGGTTTCTTTGATTGTAGTAATTTTAGTGCTGCCATTGAGTCGACGAGACGGGCCGAACCGGATGGTGTTCCCGTGCTCGCCAAGCAGTCCAGTATTGTTAACGAAACGATTCAATTCTTCGATGGCGATGTTGGAGCTGGAGGAGGGCTTGGGGGACCGGGCGGCGGTAAGCTGAACATTACCAAGGTGACTAACATCAATCTGGATGGGCTGAAGGTATCCGAGGATGACGAA ACTCCGTAA
- the LOC131433709 gene encoding coiled-coil domain-containing protein 102A isoform X2, giving the protein MSQSAPRRHPPAGGNSEVMSAKFGDTEWEARESQRLRELEEARARAAQMEKTMKWWSDCTANWREKWSKVRTERNKAREEAKQLRSSLESAIKESNSYKREKCELEIQIGQLKKEMEKVHMLMMKHAGQFNKASLDAADEPERDGRDNNGSPDISSDGLKNVNSDDGLVTKLNNLPDDSGQDDLDVEEYILQGGAMPKHSVEFKDKSEQVAEERRLIQQLSKDDYDEDYLMQKISMLQLRLEDAQKTIQIEREEKNTIHLNFEKFRQDMQELRDKCEELRAAKQDAVRELLTLQEQHRVEMRITNNSLQEEVAARETLERRLCDLRTELERMQAENAAEWGKRERLETEKLNLERENKKLRAECHDLQERLERKGRPPGSSSESEFRAMQQELMDKNKEISDIRHSHSKMKKMLSEANTELGHAVRRAEQYETEVKRLRSRVEELKRELAGAEDELDSACNHVRRLQRTNEELSGQTEGLQVQIQHLQTRLRNYGSTSLLSANDDNSDD; this is encoded by the exons TCTCAACGTTTGCGTGAACTAGAAGAAGCTCGAGCTCGGGCAGCCCAGATGGAAAAGACCATGAAATGGTGGTCCGATTGCACCGCTAACTGGAGGGAAAAATGGAGTAAG GTCCGCACGGAGCGTAACAAGGCCCGGGAGGAGGCCAAACAGCTGCGCAGCAGTCTCGAGTCCGCCATCAAAGAGTCCAATTCCTACAAGCGGGAAAAATGCGAACTTGAAATTCAAATCGGGCAGCTAAAAAAGGAGATGGAAAAAGTGCATATGCTGATGATGAAACATGCCGGGCAGTTCAACAAGGCCAGTCTGGACGCGGCAGACGAACCGGAACGGGATGGACGGGACAACAACGGTTCGCCGGACATTTCATCGGATGGACTGAAAAACGTCAACAGCGACGACGGACTGGTGACAAAGCTGAACAATCTGCCGGACGATAGCGGACAGGATGATTTGGATGTGGAGGAGTACATTCTGCAAGGGGGCGCCATGCCAAAACATTCCGTAGAATTCAAGGATAAAAGCGAGCAGGTTGCAGAGGAAAGAAGACTGATTCAGCAGCTGTCGAAGGATGATTACGATGAGGACTATCTGATGCAAAAGATCTCCATGTTGCAACTGCGACTCGAAGATGCCCAGAAGACCATCCAGATTGAGCGAGAGGAGAAAAATactattcatttaaatttcgaaaagtttCGGCAGGACATGCAAGAACTGAGGGACAAATGTGAAGAGTTGCGTGCCGCCAAACAGGATGCAGTTCGTGAGCTACTGACGCTTCAGGAGCAGCATCGAGTTGAAATGAGAATTACGAACAACTCCCTGCAGGAAGAAGTGGCTGCTAGAGAAACACTGGAGAGGAGATTGTGCGATTTGAGAACAGAA ttGGAGCGCATGCAGGCGGAAAATGCAGCCGAATGGGGAAAACGGGAGCGTCTCGAGACGGAAAAACTGAATCTCGAACGAGAGAACAAAAAACTCCGGGCAGAATGTCACGATCTTCAAGAGCGTCTGGAGCGTAAGGGGCGTCCACCGGGTAGCAGCAGTGAGTCTGAGTTCCGAGCAATGCAGCAGGAGCTAATGGACAAAAATAAG GAAATTAGCGACATTCGTCATTCGCAtagcaaaatgaagaaaatgcTGTCGGAGGCGAACACGGAGCTTGGGCATGCGGTACGACGTGCCGAACAGTACGAAACGGAGGTAAAACGGCTACGTTCCCGCGTCGAAGAACTGAAACGTGAGCTAGCGGGTGCAGAAGACGAGTTGGACTCTGCCTGCAATCATGTTCGTCGCTTACAGCGAACCAACGAAGAACTGTCCGGCCAGACGGAAGGTCTTCAGGTGCAGATCCAACATTTACAGACAAG ACTCCGTAATTACGGCTCAACTAGTCTCCTGTCAGCTAACGATGACAACAGCGATGATTGA
- the LOC131433712 gene encoding lysozyme-like: MQPLSVLVAIVATLAVFQGSQAKTFGECELARLLRTKYGFDRSKVNNFVCLAKAESGLRTTATNKNKNGSTDYGLFQINNNYWCSTPGFQSAGNDCRIACSAFLTDDISQAVTCANKIYARHGYSAWYGWKAKCKNGVKDLSSC; the protein is encoded by the exons ATGCAGCCGTTATCCGTTCTGGTGGCCATTGTTGCTACCTTGGCAGTGTTCCAGGGATCCCAGGCCAAAACATTCGGCGAGTGTGAATTAGCTCGGCTACTCCGTACCAAATACGGTTTCGATAGGTCCAAAGTGAACAACTTCGTCTGTCTGGCGAAGGCCGAGAGTGGCTTGCGTACGACCGCCACCAATAAGAATAAGAACGGATCTACCGATTACGGATTGTTTCAAATCAACAATAACTACTGGTGCAGCACCCCCGGATTCCAATCGGCCGGAAATGATTGCCGTATCGCCTGTTCTG CGTTCTTAACCGATGATATTAGTCAAGCAGTAACTTGCGCCAACAAAATCTATGCCCGACATGGTTACTCGGCATGGTACGGATGGAAAGCCAAATGCAAGAACGGCGTCAAAGATCTTTCGTCCTGTTAA